Proteins encoded within one genomic window of Amycolatopsis sp. 2-15:
- a CDS encoding ABC transporter permease, with translation MTDPNLVGGTAVDAAELSRIDDSATETKKPRSLWGDAWRQLRRKPAFVISAVIILLVVLIAIAPGLFSHREAGFSDLTKANQPPSSEAWFGYDNQGYDVYARTIYGTRASLLVGVFATLLTVVFGSLVGILAGYYGRLIDSLLSRLGDIFAGLPFVLGAIVILTTFNAPGSNPGAVTIIVQVVCSIAVLTWPVAMRIMRSATLVAKQLDYVKAARALGASTPRIVFRHLLPNTLAPVLVYATIALGAAIGAEATLAYLGIGVRPPVISWGVMISDSRDYFRADPHMLLFPGAFVTITVLAFVMLGDGIRDALDPKSR, from the coding sequence ATGACTGACCCCAACCTCGTCGGAGGCACGGCTGTCGACGCGGCGGAGCTGTCGCGCATCGACGACTCCGCGACCGAGACGAAAAAGCCCCGCAGCCTGTGGGGCGACGCCTGGCGCCAGCTGCGGCGCAAGCCGGCGTTCGTGATCTCCGCGGTGATCATCCTGCTGGTGGTGCTGATCGCGATCGCGCCCGGCCTGTTCTCCCACCGCGAAGCCGGGTTCAGCGACCTGACGAAGGCCAACCAGCCCCCTTCGTCCGAGGCCTGGTTCGGCTACGACAACCAGGGTTACGACGTCTACGCCCGCACCATCTACGGCACCCGCGCTTCGCTGCTGGTCGGTGTGTTCGCGACGCTCCTGACCGTGGTCTTCGGCTCGCTGGTCGGCATCCTCGCGGGCTACTACGGCCGCCTGATCGACAGCCTGCTCTCGCGGCTGGGCGACATCTTCGCCGGCCTGCCGTTCGTGCTCGGCGCGATCGTCATCCTCACCACGTTCAACGCGCCCGGCTCCAACCCCGGCGCCGTGACGATCATCGTGCAGGTGGTCTGCTCCATCGCGGTGCTGACCTGGCCGGTCGCCATGCGCATCATGCGCTCGGCGACGCTGGTCGCGAAGCAGCTCGACTACGTGAAGGCCGCCCGCGCGCTCGGCGCCAGCACACCGCGCATCGTGTTCCGGCACCTGCTGCCCAACACGCTCGCGCCGGTGCTGGTCTACGCCACCATCGCGCTCGGTGCGGCCATCGGCGCCGAGGCGACGCTCGCGTACCTCGGCATCGGCGTGCGGCCGCCGGTGATCTCGTGGGGCGTGATGATCAGCGACTCGCGCGACTACTTCCGGGCCGACCCCCACATGCTCTTGTTCCCCGGTGCGTTCGTCACCATCACCGTGCTCGCGTTCGTGATGCTCGGTGACGGGATCCGCGACGCGCTCGACCCGAAGTCGAGGTAG
- a CDS encoding ABC transporter ATP-binding protein, translating to MSEPILSVQELVKHFPVRQGVLFKRTIGHVKAVDGVSFDLAPGETLGVVGESGCGKSTLAQVLMRLEEPTAGGATFEGRDIFKLRGGELRRLRREIQIVLQDPYTSLNPRMTVGDIVGEPFEIHTEVAPKGSRAQKVQELLEVVGLNPEHLNRYPHQFSGGQRQRIGIARALALRPKVIICDEPVSALDVSIQAQVMNLLGDLQTEFGLSYVFIAHDLSVVRHLATRVAVMYLGKIVEIGTEDEIYERPSHPYTQALLSAVPVADPEVRGQRQIIRLEGDPPSPLDPPSGCRFRTRCWKAQDICATEEPELSPRTDGHLSACHFAEARSVVP from the coding sequence GTGTCTGAGCCGATTCTCAGCGTGCAGGAGCTGGTGAAGCACTTCCCGGTGCGGCAGGGCGTGCTGTTCAAGCGCACCATCGGGCACGTCAAGGCCGTCGACGGTGTCTCGTTCGACCTGGCGCCGGGCGAGACGCTCGGCGTGGTGGGCGAGTCGGGCTGCGGCAAGTCGACGCTCGCGCAGGTGCTGATGCGCCTGGAGGAGCCGACCGCGGGCGGGGCGACGTTCGAGGGCCGCGACATCTTCAAGCTGCGTGGCGGCGAGCTGCGGCGGTTGCGGCGCGAGATCCAGATCGTGCTGCAGGACCCGTACACGTCGCTGAACCCGCGGATGACGGTCGGCGACATCGTCGGCGAGCCGTTCGAGATCCACACCGAGGTGGCGCCGAAGGGCTCGCGCGCGCAGAAGGTGCAGGAACTGCTGGAAGTGGTGGGGCTCAACCCCGAGCACCTCAACCGCTACCCGCACCAGTTCTCGGGCGGGCAGCGCCAGCGCATCGGCATCGCGCGGGCGCTCGCGCTGCGGCCGAAGGTGATCATCTGCGACGAGCCGGTGTCCGCATTGGACGTCTCCATCCAGGCGCAGGTGATGAACCTGCTCGGCGACCTGCAGACGGAGTTCGGGCTGTCGTACGTGTTCATCGCGCACGACCTGTCCGTGGTGCGCCACCTCGCCACGCGCGTGGCCGTGATGTATCTGGGCAAGATCGTGGAGATCGGCACCGAGGACGAGATCTACGAGCGGCCCTCGCACCCGTACACGCAGGCGCTGCTCTCGGCCGTGCCGGTGGCCGACCCGGAGGTGCGCGGGCAGCGGCAGATCATCCGGCTCGAAGGTGATCCGCCGAGCCCGCTCGACCCGCCTTCGGGCTGCCGGTTCCGCACGCGGTGCTGGAAGGCGCAGGACATCTGTGCCACGGAGGAGCCTGAGTTGTCGCCGCGCACCGACGGGCACCTCTCGGCGTGTCACTTCGCGGAAGCCCGGTCCGTGGTGCCCTGA
- a CDS encoding ABC transporter ATP-binding protein, whose translation MSEPTNELLLEVEDLRVEFRTSDGVANVLNGVSYSVHAGETLAVLGESGSGKSVTAQTIMGILDMPPGVITGGSIRYRGEDLLTATPERRRELRGTEIAMIFQDALSALNPVFTVGFQIEEQLRVRQGMSKQDARKRAVELLDLVRIPAAARRVKDYPHQFSGGMRQRAMIAMSLALDPVLLIADEPTTALDVTVQAQIMDLLGEIQRERQMGLVLITHDLGVVAEVADRIAVMYAGRIVEQADVYELFKSPGHPYTAALMDSLPRLDLKGQTLETIKGLPPSLLDIPSGCPFHPRCKRAEQRCSEERPSLHSLGFGRVSACHFAEEVVESRV comes from the coding sequence ATGTCCGAACCAACGAACGAGCTGCTGCTCGAGGTCGAAGACCTCCGGGTGGAGTTCCGCACGTCCGACGGCGTCGCCAACGTGCTCAACGGGGTGAGCTACTCCGTGCACGCCGGCGAAACCCTGGCCGTGCTGGGCGAATCCGGCTCCGGCAAGAGCGTGACGGCGCAGACCATCATGGGCATCCTCGACATGCCGCCGGGGGTGATCACCGGCGGCTCGATCCGCTATCGCGGCGAGGACCTGCTCACGGCCACGCCCGAGCGGCGGCGTGAGCTGCGCGGCACCGAGATCGCGATGATCTTCCAGGACGCGCTCTCGGCACTGAACCCCGTGTTCACCGTGGGGTTCCAGATCGAAGAACAGCTGCGCGTGCGCCAGGGGATGTCCAAACAGGACGCCCGCAAACGCGCGGTCGAGCTGCTGGACCTGGTGCGCATCCCGGCCGCCGCTCGGCGGGTGAAGGACTACCCGCACCAGTTCTCGGGCGGCATGCGCCAGCGCGCGATGATCGCGATGTCACTGGCGCTCGACCCCGTGCTGCTGATCGCGGACGAGCCGACCACGGCGCTCGACGTGACCGTGCAGGCCCAGATCATGGACCTGCTGGGCGAGATCCAGCGCGAACGGCAGATGGGGCTGGTCCTCATCACCCACGACCTCGGCGTGGTCGCGGAGGTCGCCGACCGGATCGCGGTGATGTACGCGGGCCGGATCGTGGAGCAGGCCGACGTGTACGAGCTGTTCAAGTCGCCGGGCCACCCGTACACGGCGGCGCTGATGGACTCGCTGCCGCGGCTGGACCTCAAGGGCCAGACGCTGGAGACCATCAAGGGGCTGCCGCCGAGCCTGCTCGACATCCCTTCGGGCTGTCCGTTCCACCCGCGGTGCAAGCGGGCGGAGCAACGCTGTTCGGAGGAACGGCCGTCGTTGCACAGCCTCGGTTTCGGCCGGGTCAGTGCGTGTCACTTCGCCGAAGAGGTGGTGGAAAGCCGTGTCTGA